Proteins from a genomic interval of Burkholderia cepacia GG4:
- a CDS encoding M23 family metallopeptidase, whose product MWTPLVKPAATPDAFAPGRAQRLVRALVPAAVLGALAAFGLAAALPAVSQLPGAVDSGTAALPQRVLSDTPFPTAQHFVTSELARTIGERNAHDERIERNPQPGLFAPLSAHRNDVLGYASLFQYAQPEDQHGMRAGDIELTLSDTLNRLDVPPEVRIQLGDIVSGKVAMRAGAQRGDYYRVAYDTHNGTPHLTALELRVAGRTFGAIWFRAPGADHGAYYTLDGAPLEAAAFTMPVKWTRISSFFGERIHPLSQAMAFHTGVDLAAPSGTPVNAAADGVVSFVGTDPGGYGHYVIVDHADGYSTYYAHLSAYARGLKTGETVKQGQRIGSVGMTGAATGPHLHFEVRVANDPVDPLVTLANAQTGLSDMQLTAFRQEAAQWRFRLASVNTTPLAFAQSDGPLWGEFATDSSTLRAVFNTHYSAS is encoded by the coding sequence ATGTGGACACCTTTGGTCAAGCCTGCCGCAACTCCTGATGCTTTCGCGCCCGGGCGCGCGCAGCGCCTCGTGCGCGCGCTCGTGCCGGCCGCCGTGCTCGGCGCCCTCGCCGCCTTCGGCCTCGCCGCCGCGCTGCCCGCCGTCTCGCAACTGCCGGGCGCCGTCGATTCGGGCACGGCCGCGCTGCCGCAGCGCGTGCTGTCCGACACCCCCTTTCCTACCGCGCAGCATTTCGTGACGAGCGAACTCGCGCGCACGATCGGCGAGCGCAACGCACACGACGAACGCATCGAGCGCAACCCGCAGCCGGGTTTATTCGCGCCGCTCAGCGCGCACCGCAACGACGTGCTCGGCTATGCGAGCCTGTTCCAGTACGCGCAGCCGGAAGACCAGCACGGGATGCGCGCGGGCGACATCGAGCTCACGCTGTCGGATACGCTGAACCGTCTCGACGTGCCGCCCGAGGTGCGCATCCAGCTCGGCGACATCGTCAGCGGCAAGGTCGCGATGCGCGCCGGTGCGCAGCGCGGCGACTATTACCGCGTCGCATACGACACCCACAACGGCACACCGCACCTCACCGCGCTCGAGCTGCGCGTCGCGGGCCGTACGTTCGGCGCGATCTGGTTCCGCGCGCCGGGTGCCGATCATGGCGCGTACTACACGCTCGACGGCGCGCCGCTCGAAGCGGCCGCGTTCACGATGCCCGTCAAGTGGACGCGCATCAGTTCGTTCTTCGGCGAGCGCATCCATCCGCTGTCGCAAGCGATGGCGTTCCATACGGGCGTCGATCTCGCCGCGCCGTCCGGCACGCCCGTCAACGCGGCGGCCGACGGCGTCGTGTCGTTCGTCGGCACCGATCCGGGCGGCTATGGTCACTACGTGATCGTCGATCACGCGGACGGTTATTCGACCTACTACGCGCACCTGTCTGCCTACGCGCGCGGGCTGAAGACGGGCGAAACCGTGAAGCAGGGCCAGCGCATCGGCTCGGTCGGGATGACCGGCGCGGCCACCGGCCCGCACCTGCATTTCGAAGTGCGCGTTGCGAACGATCCGGTCGATCCGCTCGTCACGCTCGCGAACGCGCAGACGGGGCTGTCCGACATGCAGCTCACCGCGTTCCGCCAGGAAGCGGCGCAATGGCGCTTCCGCCTCGCGTCGGTCAACACGACGCCGCTCGCGTTCGCGCAGAGCGACGGCCCGCTGTGGGGCGAGTTCGCGACCGACTCGTCGACGCTGCGCGCGGTCTTCAATACGCACTACAGCGCCTCCTGA
- a CDS encoding efflux transporter outer membrane subunit has product MTVHLKARATLRTQLALAAALALAGCSLAPRYERPAAPVPAAYAPVDGSAAPASVAAPADTALLDDWRAYFTDAALQAWIDAALANNRDLRIAAGRLDEARALYGVQRADLMPSVDANLGYERTRQYDPVVRESAVSGLYRAGVGISAYELDLFGRVRNLSDAALAEYFATADAQRTVRIGVIAEVAGAYVSERSLHEQLALAQRTLDARERITALTQRRYAAGTSDAIELRSAEMLVASARASQAALQREHAQSVRALQLLAGDFARNAPADGTALDTLAIAPVAPGAPSALLERRPDIRQAESRLKAANAQIGAARAAFFPRIALTTDYGSVSDAFSSLFAGGTSVWTFAPRITLPIFAGGRNRANLDVANARKHVAVAEYEKTVQTAFREVADAFAARDWIDRQLAAQQDVYAADGERLRLAERRYAGGVATYLELLDAQRSTYESGQELIRLKELRLANAIALYRALGGGWAPASAAEAAA; this is encoded by the coding sequence ATGACGGTTCACCTGAAGGCGCGCGCGACGCTGCGGACGCAGCTCGCGCTGGCCGCCGCGCTCGCGCTCGCGGGCTGCTCGCTCGCGCCGCGCTACGAGCGTCCGGCGGCGCCGGTGCCGGCTGCCTACGCGCCGGTCGACGGCAGCGCGGCGCCGGCTTCGGTCGCGGCGCCTGCCGATACCGCACTGCTCGACGACTGGCGCGCGTATTTCACCGATGCGGCACTGCAGGCCTGGATCGACGCCGCGCTCGCGAACAATCGCGACCTGCGGATCGCGGCCGGCCGGCTCGACGAAGCGCGCGCGCTATACGGCGTGCAGCGCGCGGACCTGATGCCGTCGGTCGACGCGAACCTCGGCTATGAACGTACCCGCCAGTACGACCCGGTCGTGCGCGAGAGCGCGGTGAGCGGACTGTATCGCGCGGGCGTCGGCATCAGCGCGTACGAGCTCGACCTGTTCGGCCGCGTGCGCAACCTGTCCGATGCGGCGCTCGCCGAGTATTTCGCGACGGCCGACGCGCAGCGCACGGTGCGCATCGGCGTGATTGCCGAAGTCGCGGGTGCATATGTTTCCGAACGGTCGTTGCACGAGCAACTGGCGCTGGCACAGCGCACGCTCGACGCCCGCGAGCGCATCACCGCGCTCACGCAGCGGCGCTACGCGGCCGGCACGAGCGACGCGATCGAGCTGCGTTCGGCCGAGATGCTGGTCGCATCCGCGCGCGCGTCGCAGGCCGCGCTGCAGCGCGAACATGCGCAGTCGGTGCGCGCGCTGCAATTGCTTGCCGGCGATTTCGCGCGCAACGCACCGGCCGACGGCACCGCGCTCGACACGCTCGCGATCGCGCCGGTGGCGCCCGGCGCGCCGAGCGCGTTGCTCGAACGGCGGCCGGACATCCGGCAGGCCGAGTCGCGGCTCAAGGCCGCGAACGCGCAGATCGGCGCCGCACGCGCGGCGTTCTTCCCGCGCATCGCGCTGACGACCGACTACGGTTCGGTCAGCGATGCATTCTCGAGCCTGTTCGCGGGCGGCACGAGCGTGTGGACCTTCGCGCCGCGCATCACGCTGCCGATCTTCGCGGGCGGCCGCAACCGCGCGAATCTCGACGTCGCGAACGCACGCAAGCACGTTGCGGTCGCCGAATACGAGAAAACCGTGCAGACCGCGTTCCGCGAAGTGGCCGATGCGTTCGCCGCGCGCGACTGGATCGATCGCCAGCTCGCCGCGCAGCAGGACGTCTACGCGGCCGACGGCGAGCGTCTGAGACTCGCCGAACGCCGCTATGCGGGCGGCGTCGCGACCTATCTCGAACTGCTCGACGCGCAGCGCAGCACGTACGAGTCGGGACAGGAACTGATCCGGCTCAAGGAACTCAGGCTCGCGAACGCGATTGCGCTGTATCGCGCGCTGGGCGGCGGATGGGCGCCGGCATCGGCAGCGGAAGCTGCCGCGTGA
- a CDS encoding MexX/AxyX family multidrug efflux RND transporter periplasmic adaptor subunit has product MNNKCSLSCRHRLAPFALAAVLAVAGCGKGEKDTAPEAMQNAAVVTVRPTAVPMTVELPGRLDAYRQAEVRARVAGIVTARTYEEGQEVTQGAVLFRIDPAPLKAARDAAQGALAKAQAAALAASDKRRRYDDLVRDRAVSERDHTEAVADDTQAKADVTSAKAELSRAQLQLDYATVTAPISGRARRALVTEGALVGQDQATPLTTVEQLDPIYVNFSQPAVDVDALRRAVKSGRATGIAQHDVAVTLLRADGSAYPLKGKLLFSDLAVDPTTDTVAMRALFPNPERELLPGAYVRIALDAAVDQRAILVPRDALLRTVDRTSVRVVGANGKVKDVEVVADQMSGRDWRITRGLAGGERVIVDNAAQFAPDTAVKPVEKAPPTKAASPAAARQT; this is encoded by the coding sequence ATGAATAACAAATGCTCGTTGTCGTGCCGCCACCGGCTGGCGCCGTTCGCGCTGGCGGCCGTGCTGGCCGTGGCTGGATGCGGAAAGGGCGAGAAAGACACGGCGCCGGAGGCCATGCAGAACGCGGCGGTCGTGACGGTGCGTCCGACCGCCGTGCCGATGACCGTCGAACTGCCGGGCCGGCTCGACGCGTATCGGCAAGCGGAAGTGCGCGCGCGGGTCGCGGGCATCGTCACCGCGCGCACTTACGAGGAAGGCCAGGAAGTGACGCAGGGCGCGGTGTTGTTCCGCATCGACCCCGCGCCGCTGAAGGCGGCGCGTGACGCCGCGCAGGGCGCGCTCGCGAAGGCGCAGGCCGCCGCGCTGGCGGCGAGCGACAAGCGCCGCCGCTACGACGACCTGGTGCGCGACCGCGCGGTCAGCGAACGCGATCACACCGAGGCCGTCGCCGACGACACGCAGGCGAAGGCCGATGTCACTTCCGCGAAGGCCGAACTCTCACGCGCGCAACTGCAGCTCGACTATGCGACCGTCACCGCGCCGATCTCGGGCCGCGCCCGGCGCGCGCTCGTCACTGAAGGGGCGCTCGTCGGCCAGGACCAGGCGACGCCGCTCACGACCGTCGAGCAGCTCGACCCGATCTACGTGAATTTCTCGCAACCGGCGGTCGACGTCGACGCGTTGCGCCGCGCGGTGAAGAGCGGCCGCGCGACCGGCATCGCCCAGCACGACGTCGCGGTGACGCTGCTGCGCGCCGACGGTAGCGCGTATCCGCTGAAGGGCAAGCTGCTGTTCAGCGACCTCGCGGTCGACCCGACTACCGACACGGTCGCGATGCGCGCGCTGTTCCCGAATCCCGAGCGCGAGCTGCTGCCGGGCGCGTATGTGCGGATCGCGCTCGACGCGGCCGTCGACCAGCGTGCGATCCTCGTGCCGCGCGATGCGCTGCTGCGCACGGTCGACCGGACCTCGGTGCGCGTGGTCGGCGCGAACGGCAAGGTCAAGGACGTCGAGGTCGTCGCCGACCAGATGAGCGGCCGTGACTGGCGCATTACGCGCGGCCTCGCGGGCGGCGAGCGCGTGATCGTCGACAACGCCGCGCAGTTCGCGCCCGATACGGCCGTCAAGCCCGTCGAGAAGGCCCCGCCGACGAAGGCCGCGTCACCGGCGGCCGCCCGCCAAACCTGA
- a CDS encoding TetR family transcriptional regulator — MARKTREESLAIKHRILDAAELVLLEKGVAQTAMADLAEAAGMSRGAVYGHYRNKMEVCLAMCDRAFARTSEGFDAVDSLPAFGTLRRAASHYLQQCGEPGAMQRVLVILYTKCEQSEENGALQRRRMLLELQMLRITKALLRRAIAAGEIAADLDVHLAAVYLVSLLEGVFASMIWTNRLRGNLWNDAEAMLDAGFDAVRTSVALRVHAQ; from the coding sequence ATGGCCCGCAAGACCCGGGAAGAATCGCTCGCCATCAAGCACCGGATCCTCGACGCCGCCGAACTCGTGCTGCTCGAGAAAGGCGTCGCGCAGACCGCGATGGCGGATCTCGCCGAGGCCGCCGGCATGTCGCGGGGCGCCGTGTACGGCCACTACCGCAACAAGATGGAGGTGTGTCTCGCGATGTGCGACCGTGCGTTCGCGCGCACGTCGGAAGGTTTCGACGCGGTCGACAGCCTGCCCGCGTTCGGTACGCTGCGCCGCGCCGCGTCGCACTACCTGCAGCAATGCGGCGAGCCCGGTGCGATGCAGCGCGTGCTCGTCATCCTCTATACGAAGTGCGAGCAGAGCGAGGAAAACGGCGCGCTGCAACGGCGCCGAATGCTGCTGGAACTGCAGATGCTGCGCATCACGAAGGCGCTGCTGCGCCGCGCGATCGCGGCAGGCGAAATCGCCGCCGATCTCGACGTGCATCTCGCAGCCGTCTATCTCGTGTCGCTGCTCGAAGGCGTGTTCGCGTCGATGATCTGGACCAACCGGTTGCGCGGCAACCTGTGGAACGACGCGGAAGCCATGCTCGACGCCGGTTTCGACGCGGTGAGGACGTCCGTCGCGCTGCGCGTCCATGCGCAATAA
- a CDS encoding fimbrial protein has product MKKSLLTAVALAALSTSAFAAGTGTINFQGEIVAGACGIDSGSVNQTVQLGKVPTHTFTKAGDKSTPVKFNIVLTDCDTKVAKNAYFTFTGTSNSAQPKLLATIGSASNVGVRVQSASGEDIDNGVEQAAATQLQNGNNVVTFGARYEATAADVTPGTADAVANFTVRYD; this is encoded by the coding sequence ATGAAGAAATCCCTCCTGACCGCTGTCGCACTCGCGGCCCTGTCCACCTCGGCCTTCGCGGCGGGCACCGGCACGATCAACTTCCAGGGCGAGATCGTCGCGGGCGCATGCGGCATCGATTCGGGCTCGGTCAACCAGACCGTGCAGCTCGGCAAAGTGCCGACCCACACGTTCACGAAGGCCGGCGACAAGTCGACGCCGGTCAAGTTCAACATCGTCCTGACGGATTGCGACACCAAGGTTGCGAAGAACGCGTACTTCACGTTCACCGGCACGTCGAACTCGGCACAGCCGAAGCTGCTCGCCACGATCGGTTCGGCGTCCAACGTTGGCGTTCGCGTGCAGAGCGCATCGGGTGAAGACATCGACAACGGCGTCGAACAGGCAGCCGCGACGCAGCTGCAGAACGGCAACAACGTCGTGACCTTCGGCGCGCGCTACGAAGCGACGGCCGCCGACGTGACGCCGGGTACCGCCGACGCCGTCGCGAACTTCACGGTCCGCTACGACTAA
- a CDS encoding fimbria/pilus outer membrane usher protein, which produces MLVVGSQSHATEFNSSFLDIDGTSNVDLSQFSQADFTLPGEYMLDVQVNDLYYGLQAIQFIALDASGAGKPCLAPELVAQFGLKPSLVKDLPRFQGGRCVDLGAIEGATVRYLKSDGRLKITIPQAALEFTDSNYLPPERWSEGIPGAMLDYRVIANTNRNFGSGGEQTNSIQAYGTIGANWNAWRFRGDYQAQSNVGGEAYADRSFRFSRLYAFRALPSIQSTVTFGDDYLTSDIFDTFALTGASIRSDDRMLPPSLRGYAPLISGVARTNATVTVSQAGRVLYVTRVSPGAFALQNINTSVQGTLDVAVQEEDGSVQRFQVTTAAVPFLARTGQLRYKAAIGKPRLFGSTGITPFFGFGEAAYGLPLDFTVYGGFIAASGYTSIALGVGRDFGTFGAVSADVTHARARLWWNGATRNGNSYRINYSKHFDTLDADVRFFGYRFSEREYTNFAQFSGDPTAYGLANSKQRYSATMSKRFGDTSTYFSYDQTTYWARSSEQRIGLTLTRAFSIGTLRNLNVSLSAFRTQSAGASGNQFSVTASLPIGSRHTVTSNLTTGGGSTSANAGYIYDDPDGRTYQINAGATDGRASANASFRERTSTYQLTAQASTVANAYAAASLEVDGSFVATQYGLAAHANGNAGDTRLLVSTDGVRDVPLSGTLTHTDSRGYAVLDGISPYNVYDATVNVEKLPLEVQVSNPIQRMVLTDGAIGFVKFSAARGSNLYLTLTDATGKPLPFGASVQDAANGKELGIVGEGGAAFLTQVQPKSALAVRAGERTLCTVDVLPNQLQLEGTPIPVTCQTPGESHAAAGRNER; this is translated from the coding sequence GTGCTGGTCGTCGGCAGCCAGAGCCATGCGACGGAATTCAATTCGTCGTTCCTCGACATCGACGGCACCAGCAACGTCGACCTGTCGCAGTTCTCGCAGGCCGATTTCACGCTGCCGGGCGAATACATGCTCGACGTGCAGGTCAACGACCTGTACTACGGGCTGCAGGCGATCCAGTTCATCGCGCTCGACGCATCCGGTGCCGGCAAACCGTGCCTGGCGCCGGAACTCGTCGCGCAGTTCGGGCTGAAGCCGTCGCTCGTCAAGGACCTGCCGCGCTTCCAGGGCGGCCGTTGCGTCGACCTGGGCGCGATCGAAGGCGCGACGGTGCGTTACCTGAAAAGCGACGGCCGGCTCAAGATCACGATCCCGCAGGCCGCGCTCGAGTTCACCGATTCGAACTACCTGCCGCCGGAACGCTGGTCCGAAGGCATTCCGGGCGCAATGCTCGACTATCGCGTGATCGCGAACACGAACCGCAACTTCGGTTCGGGCGGCGAACAGACGAATTCGATCCAGGCCTACGGAACGATCGGCGCGAACTGGAATGCATGGCGCTTTCGCGGCGACTACCAGGCACAGTCGAACGTGGGCGGCGAGGCCTATGCGGACCGCTCGTTCCGCTTCAGCCGGCTTTACGCATTTCGCGCGCTGCCGTCGATCCAGTCGACGGTGACGTTCGGCGACGACTACCTGACGTCGGACATTTTCGACACGTTCGCGCTGACCGGCGCGTCGATCCGCAGCGACGACCGCATGCTGCCGCCTTCGTTGCGCGGCTATGCACCGCTGATCTCGGGCGTCGCGCGCACCAACGCGACCGTGACCGTGTCGCAGGCGGGCCGCGTGCTGTACGTGACGCGCGTGTCGCCGGGCGCGTTCGCGCTGCAGAACATCAACACGAGCGTGCAGGGCACGCTCGACGTGGCCGTCCAGGAAGAGGACGGCAGCGTGCAGCGGTTCCAGGTGACGACGGCCGCGGTGCCGTTCCTCGCACGCACGGGGCAGCTGCGCTACAAGGCCGCGATCGGCAAGCCGCGCCTGTTCGGCAGCACGGGCATCACGCCGTTCTTCGGTTTCGGCGAGGCCGCGTATGGCCTGCCGCTCGACTTCACCGTCTACGGCGGTTTCATCGCCGCGTCGGGTTATACGTCGATCGCGCTCGGCGTGGGCCGCGATTTCGGCACGTTCGGCGCGGTGTCGGCCGACGTCACGCATGCGCGTGCGCGCCTGTGGTGGAACGGCGCGACGCGCAACGGCAACTCGTACCGCATCAACTATTCGAAGCACTTCGATACGCTCGATGCCGACGTGCGCTTCTTCGGCTATCGCTTTTCGGAGCGTGAATACACGAACTTCGCGCAGTTCTCGGGCGACCCGACCGCGTACGGCCTCGCCAACAGCAAGCAGCGCTACTCGGCGACGATGTCGAAGCGCTTCGGCGACACGTCGACCTATTTCTCGTACGACCAGACGACCTACTGGGCGCGCTCGTCCGAGCAGCGCATCGGCCTCACGCTGACGCGTGCGTTCTCGATCGGCACGCTGCGCAACCTGAACGTCAGCCTGTCGGCGTTTCGCACGCAAAGCGCGGGCGCGAGCGGCAACCAGTTCTCGGTGACGGCGTCGCTGCCGATCGGCAGCCGTCATACCGTCACGTCGAACCTGACGACGGGCGGCGGCAGCACCAGCGCCAACGCGGGCTACATCTACGACGATCCGGACGGTCGCACCTACCAGATCAACGCGGGCGCGACCGACGGCCGCGCATCGGCGAACGCGAGCTTCCGCGAGCGCACGTCGACGTACCAGCTGACCGCACAGGCATCGACGGTCGCGAACGCGTATGCGGCCGCGTCGCTCGAGGTCGACGGCTCGTTCGTTGCGACGCAGTACGGGCTGGCCGCGCACGCGAACGGCAACGCGGGCGATACGCGTCTGCTGGTGTCGACCGACGGCGTGCGCGACGTGCCGCTGTCCGGCACGCTCACGCATACCGACTCGCGCGGCTACGCGGTGCTCGACGGCATCTCGCCGTACAACGTGTACGACGCGACCGTCAACGTCGAGAAGCTGCCGCTCGAAGTGCAGGTGTCGAACCCGATCCAGCGCATGGTGCTGACCGACGGCGCGATCGGCTTCGTCAAGTTCTCCGCCGCGCGCGGCAGCAACCTGTACCTGACGCTGACCGATGCGACCGGCAAGCCGCTGCCGTTCGGCGCCTCGGTGCAGGACGCGGCGAACGGCAAGGAGCTCGGCATCGTCGGCGAGGGCGGTGCCGCATTCCTGACCCAGGTTCAGCCGAAATCCGCGCTCGCGGTGCGTGCGGGCGAACGCACGCTGTGCACGGTGGACGTGCTGCCGAACCAGCTCCAACTCGAAGGCACGCCGATTCCGGTGACGTGCCAGACGCCCGGCGAGTCGCACGCAGCGGCCGGCCGGAACGAACGATGA
- a CDS encoding multidrug efflux RND transporter permease subunit, which yields MARFFIDRPVFAWVIALFIMLGGAFAIRALPVAQYPDIAPPVVSIYATYPGASAQVVEESVTALIEREMNGAPGLLYTSATSSAGMASLYLTFKQGVNADLAAVEVQNRLKTVEARLPEPVRRDGIQVEKAADNIQLVVSLTSDDGRMTDVQLGEYASANVVQALRRVDGVGKVQFWGAEYAMRIWPDPVKLAGHGLTASDIASAVRAHNARVTVGDIGRSAVPDSAPIAATVFADAPLKTPADFGAIALRAKADGSALFLRDVARIEFGGNDYNYPSYVNGKVATGMGIKLAPGSNAVSTEKRVRATMDELSAYFPPGVKYQIPYETSSFVRVSMNKVVTTLIEAGVLVFLVMFLFMQNLRATLIPTLVVPVALAGTFGVMYAAGFSINVLTMFGMVLAIGILVDDAIVVVENVERLMVEEGLGPYDATVKAMKQISGAIIGITVVLTSVFVPMAFFGGAVGNIYRQFALSLAVSIGFSAFLALSLTPALCATLLKPVSGDHHEKRGFFGWFNRFVARATQRYATRVGAMLKKPVRWLVVYGALTAAAALMLTQLPTAFLPDEDQGNFMVMVIRPQGTPLAETMQSVREVESYIRKDEPAAYTFALGGFNLYGEGPNGGMIFVTLKNWKDRKAERDHVQSIVARINERFTGTPNTTVFAMNSPALPDLGSSSGFDFRLQNRGGLDYATFSAAREQLLAAGGKDRALTDLMFAGTQDAPQLKLDIDRAKASALGVSMDEINTTLAVMFGSDYIGDFMHGTQVRRVIVQADGLHRLDPDDVKKLRVRNARGEMVPLAALATLHWTLGPPQLTRYNGYPSFTINGSAAPGHSSGEAMTAIERVAAKLPAGIGYSWSGQSFEERLSGAQAPMLFALSVLVVFLALAALYESWSIPFAVMLVVPLGVIGAVLGVTLREMPNDIYFKVGLIATIGLSAKNAILIVEVAKDLVAQRMSLVDAALEAARLRLRPIVMTSLAFGVGVLPLAFASGAASGAQMAIGTGVLGGVITATVLAVFLVPLFFVSVGCLFDVGPRRRGGAQPATMEEAQ from the coding sequence ATGGCACGTTTCTTCATCGATCGCCCCGTCTTCGCGTGGGTGATCGCACTCTTCATCATGCTCGGCGGCGCGTTCGCGATTCGCGCGCTGCCCGTCGCGCAGTACCCGGACATCGCGCCGCCCGTCGTCAGCATCTATGCGACGTACCCGGGCGCGTCCGCGCAGGTCGTCGAGGAATCGGTGACTGCGCTGATCGAGCGCGAGATGAACGGCGCGCCGGGGCTGCTGTATACGTCCGCGACGAGCAGCGCCGGGATGGCGTCGCTGTACCTGACGTTCAAGCAGGGCGTCAACGCCGATCTCGCGGCCGTCGAAGTGCAGAACCGGCTGAAGACGGTCGAGGCGCGGCTGCCCGAACCCGTGCGGCGCGACGGTATCCAGGTCGAGAAGGCCGCCGACAACATCCAGCTCGTCGTGTCGCTGACGTCGGACGACGGCCGGATGACCGACGTGCAGCTCGGCGAATATGCATCGGCGAACGTGGTGCAGGCGCTGCGCCGCGTCGACGGCGTCGGCAAGGTGCAGTTCTGGGGCGCCGAATATGCGATGCGGATCTGGCCCGACCCGGTGAAGCTGGCCGGGCACGGCCTCACCGCATCGGATATCGCGTCGGCCGTGCGCGCGCACAACGCGCGCGTGACGGTCGGCGACATCGGCCGCAGCGCGGTGCCGGACAGCGCGCCGATCGCGGCGACGGTGTTCGCCGACGCGCCGCTGAAGACGCCGGCCGATTTCGGCGCGATCGCGCTGCGTGCGAAGGCCGACGGTTCCGCGCTGTTCCTGCGCGATGTCGCACGCATCGAATTCGGCGGCAACGACTACAACTACCCGTCGTACGTGAACGGCAAGGTCGCGACCGGCATGGGCATCAAGCTCGCGCCGGGCTCGAACGCGGTGTCCACCGAGAAGCGCGTGCGCGCGACGATGGACGAGTTGTCCGCGTATTTCCCGCCGGGCGTGAAGTACCAGATCCCGTACGAGACGTCGTCGTTCGTGCGCGTGTCGATGAACAAGGTCGTCACGACGCTGATCGAGGCCGGCGTGCTGGTGTTCCTCGTGATGTTCCTGTTCATGCAGAACCTGCGCGCGACGCTGATCCCGACGCTGGTCGTGCCGGTCGCGCTCGCGGGCACGTTCGGCGTGATGTATGCGGCGGGTTTCTCGATCAACGTGCTGACGATGTTCGGGATGGTGCTCGCGATCGGCATCCTCGTCGACGATGCGATCGTCGTCGTCGAGAACGTCGAGCGGCTGATGGTCGAGGAAGGGCTCGGGCCTTACGACGCCACCGTCAAGGCGATGAAGCAGATCAGCGGCGCGATCATCGGGATCACGGTCGTGCTGACGTCGGTGTTCGTGCCGATGGCGTTTTTCGGCGGCGCGGTGGGCAACATCTACCGGCAGTTCGCGCTTTCGCTCGCGGTGTCGATCGGTTTCTCGGCGTTCCTCGCGCTGTCGCTGACGCCCGCGCTGTGCGCGACGCTGCTCAAGCCCGTGTCCGGCGACCATCACGAGAAGCGCGGTTTCTTCGGCTGGTTCAACCGCTTCGTCGCACGTGCGACGCAGCGCTATGCGACGCGCGTCGGCGCGATGCTGAAGAAGCCGGTGCGCTGGCTCGTCGTATACGGTGCGCTGACCGCGGCCGCGGCGCTGATGCTCACGCAACTGCCGACCGCGTTCCTGCCGGACGAGGACCAGGGCAACTTCATGGTGATGGTGATCCGCCCGCAAGGCACGCCGCTCGCGGAAACGATGCAGAGCGTGCGCGAGGTCGAGTCGTATATCCGCAAGGACGAACCGGCTGCGTACACGTTCGCGCTCGGCGGCTTCAACCTGTACGGCGAAGGGCCGAACGGCGGGATGATCTTCGTCACGCTGAAGAACTGGAAGGACCGCAAGGCCGAGCGCGATCACGTGCAGTCGATCGTCGCGCGAATCAACGAGCGCTTCACCGGCACGCCGAACACGACGGTGTTCGCGATGAACTCGCCGGCGCTGCCCGATCTCGGTTCGTCGAGCGGTTTCGACTTCCGGCTGCAGAACCGCGGCGGGCTCGACTACGCGACGTTCAGCGCCGCGCGCGAGCAGCTGCTCGCGGCGGGCGGCAAGGACCGTGCGCTCACCGACCTGATGTTCGCGGGCACGCAGGACGCGCCGCAACTGAAGCTCGACATCGATCGCGCGAAGGCGTCGGCGCTCGGCGTGTCGATGGACGAGATCAACACGACGCTCGCGGTGATGTTCGGCTCCGACTATATCGGCGACTTCATGCACGGCACGCAGGTGCGCCGCGTGATCGTGCAGGCCGACGGGCTGCACCGGCTCGATCCGGACGACGTGAAGAAGCTGCGCGTGCGCAATGCGCGCGGCGAGATGGTGCCGCTCGCGGCGTTAGCAACGCTGCACTGGACGCTCGGGCCGCCGCAGCTCACGCGCTACAACGGCTATCCGTCGTTCACGATCAATGGCTCGGCGGCACCGGGCCACAGCAGCGGCGAAGCGATGACCGCGATCGAGCGAGTCGCCGCGAAGCTGCCGGCCGGCATCGGCTATTCGTGGTCGGGGCAGTCGTTCGAGGAGCGGCTGTCGGGCGCGCAGGCGCCGATGCTGTTCGCGCTGTCGGTGCTCGTCGTGTTCCTCGCGCTCGCGGCGCTCTACGAGAGCTGGTCGATCCCGTTCGCGGTGATGCTGGTCGTCCCGCTCGGTGTGATCGGCGCGGTGCTCGGCGTCACGCTGCGCGAGATGCCGAACGACATCTATTTCAAGGTGGGGCTGATCGCGACGATCGGGCTGTCCGCGAAGAACGCGATCCTGATCGTCGAGGTCGCGAAGGATCTGGTCGCGCAGCGCATGTCGCTCGTCGACGCCGCGCTCGAAGCCGCACGCCTGCGGCTGCGGCCGATCGTGATGACGTCGCTCGCGTTCGGCGTCGGCGTGCTGCCGCTCGCGTTCGCGTCGGGCGCCGCATCCGGCGCGCAGATGGCGATCGGCACCGGCGTGCTCGGCGGCGTGATTACCGCGACGGTGCTCGCGGTGTTCCTCGTCCCGCTGTTTTTCGTGAGCGTCGGCTGCCTGTTCGACGTCGGCCCGCGCCGGCGCGGCGGAGCGCAGCCGGCGACGATGGAGGAAGCACAATGA